The proteins below are encoded in one region of Lonchura striata isolate bLonStr1 chromosome 1, bLonStr1.mat, whole genome shotgun sequence:
- the NDUFB9 gene encoding LOW QUALITY PROTEIN: NADH dehydrogenase [ubiquinone] 1 beta subcomplex subunit 9 (The sequence of the model RefSeq protein was modified relative to this genomic sequence to represent the inferred CDS: inserted 1 base in 1 codon), whose translation MAAAGGRRQRGRGRAALPACPARRXGRRAGAMAAFLTHQQKVLRLYKKSLRHLESWCIHRDKYRYFACLLRERFDKNKNVNDMVKATELLRAGEEEFWASQHPQPYVFADSPGGIAYERYELYKIPEWALDFWHPSEKAMYPDYFAKREQWKKLQRESWEREIKQLQEETPADGPTTEALPPARKEGHLPPMWWHHVTRPREQPM comes from the exons ATGGCGGCTGCGGGCGGCCGGCGGcagcgcgggcggggccgcgccgcgctcccggcATGCCCCGCgcggc ccgggcggcgggCCGGCGCCATGGCCGCGTTCCTGACGCACCAGCAGAAGGTGCTGCGGCTGTACAAGAAATCCCTGCGGCACCTCGAGTCCTGGTGCATCCATCG AGACAAGTACCGCTATTTCGCCTGCCTCCTGAGGGAGCGGTTCGATAAGAACAAGAACGTGAATGATATGGTGAAGGCCACCGAGCTGCTGAGGGCCGGCGAGGAGGAGTTCTGGGCCAGCCAGCACCCGCAGCCCTACGTGTTCGCCGACTCGCCCGGCGGCATCGCCTACGAGCGGTACGAGCTGTACAAG ATTCCTGAATGGGCCTTGGATTTCTGGCACCCTTCTGAGAAGGCAATGTATCCTGATTACTTTGCCAAACGAGAGCAGTGGAAGAAGCTGCAGcgggagagctgggaaagagaG ATTAAGCAGTTACAAGAAGAAACTCCAGCTGATGGTCCAACAACTGAAGCTTTGCCTCCAGCTCGTAAGGAAGGGCATCTGCCCCCCATGTGGTGGCATCACGTCACTCGACCTCGTGAACAGCCCATGTGA